Genomic DNA from Segatella copri:
TTACCTGCTTTGCATAGGTAACTGTGGCTCACGATTTAGTAACTGAACTACTTCAATATTCCTCACTCGCTTGCTTTATGCCGATTTGGCAACTTTGTGCAAATCTGCTCATTCCCAACTGTTTACGTTCCAACCTCTCTTATTCTCCTTAGGCTGCTTTAGAGCTTTATGTTAACAAATACAACTCATAGTTTTCTTCCCTCCAACTCACCGTTTTCTGGAGCATAAGTCATAGTTTACGCCATGCCAAACCTGCATTTATGACCTAAAAATATAACACGGACAAATTGAATTTGTCCGGTTGTTTGTCCGGCATCTTTATAATTTTCTCATAGTCAGCGATTTATATCATGCCGGACAAATTTGTCCGGACAAATTCAATTTGTCCGTGTTTTTTTTCTTGGAAAGAGGCGAGCTTTACAGTCAGCATTCTTACCCCTGTATTCGTCAAAAGTGTGATTTATCCTTCTGCTATCTTCCATTCACCAATGGTTCGCTTCTGGCTGTCGTAGTTGATTCCTACTTTTACCATTCGTTTGCCGTCAGCTGAATAAGGAATGAGATAGCCTTTGTCATCAATCTGTTGCAAAGCTTCCTCAGCCGTCTTATCAAACTTCAGTTCCATCACATAGATTGTATCCGGCATATGAAGAACGGCATCTGCTCTGCCTATTGCACTATCCTCCTCCACCAAGATGTAAGCACCCATCAAATTAAAAATGAGATAAAAGACCGTTTGGAAGTCCTTCTCGTTCTTGTTGGCAAGTCGATTGGAGATACTAGCGAGATAAGCCTGCATTTTCTGCAAAGCACCATCCATATTATTGTTATATAGTTGCTCCAAAAAGTCGAAGATGAAACTATTATTGTTCAACGATATTGGAGAGAGATAGTTAGGAGCCAAGGAACGAACCATCCCTACACGCACTTCCTTGTTTGGATAATCCAGCTGATAGCTCTGCAAGATAGGGTTATACTTCTTGATGGTGAGATACCCACTCTGATAAAGCAATGGTAAAGCAGAAGTCATCTGCTCAGGAGAGACATCGAAATCATCCACCCCTACGGATTTCTGTTCTATATCCATCACCCCCACATGATGTTTGCGTAAAGTGTTGATAATGTATGCAGGAGTACCTGAACTAAACCAATAAGCTGCTACTTCCTTACTTCTCAACGCTTTAACCAGACTAAACGGATTAAACACATCTTCTGATTTTTTACTGAAATGATAACCATCATAATATGAACCCAACTCGGCAACCGTTTCATCAAAAGTTTTTCCCAAAGACTTGGCTAGCAACTCAACATCAGGCTTCATCACCGTCAGTAGTTCTGTCTTGCTGATACCACAGATAGCAGAATACTGATCGAACATGCTGATATTATCCAAATTATTGATCTCGCTAAAGATACTCAACTGAGAGAACTTGGTGATACCCGTGATAAAGGTAAATTCCAGCCAAGGGTCGAGATATTTCAATGGGCTATAGAACTTCCTCATAACCAAGCGCAATGGCATCAAACTTTCCTTCTCATGCACGACATCCAAGAGAGGAGCATCATATTCGTCTATCAAAACGACCACCTTTTGACCCGTCTTCTTATAGGCACGCTTTACCAAAGACTGCAAACGCTGGCTCGGCTGCACCGCCAATTCGTCACGTCCATAGACCTGCTCGTATTC
This window encodes:
- a CDS encoding ATP-binding protein, whose product is MEEIRKYPVGMQTFSDIREGNYVYVDKTRYIVDFLRNGSKYVFLSRPRRFGKSLFVSTLQAYYEGRKELFDGLALGEYEKEWVKHPVLHFDMSTAKNQTPEGLEEMLGYMLSEYEQVYGRDELAVQPSQRLQSLVKRAYKKTGQKVVVLIDEYDAPLLDVVHEKESLMPLRLVMRKFYSPLKYLDPWLEFTFITGITKFSQLSIFSEINNLDNISMFDQYSAICGISKTELLTVMKPDVELLAKSLGKTFDETVAELGSYYDGYHFSKKSEDVFNPFSLVKALRSKEVAAYWFSSGTPAYIINTLRKHHVGVMDIEQKSVGVDDFDVSPEQMTSALPLLYQSGYLTIKKYNPILQSYQLDYPNKEVRVGMVRSLAPNYLSPISLNNNSFIFDFLEQLYNNNMDGALQKMQAYLASISNRLANKNEKDFQTVFYLIFNLMGAYILVEEDSAIGRADAVLHMPDTIYVMELKFDKTAEEALQQIDDKGYLIPYSADGKRMVKVGINYDSQKRTIGEWKIAEG